In Pseudobacter ginsenosidimutans, the following are encoded in one genomic region:
- a CDS encoding sensor histidine kinase — MKASRKSRLFLASLAYWFLLVYIVAALVFWFFELNQQSDQMASYKISALILDDPDYLSKYEKIQDERKRKSAQFLGEGITFLVLTLLGAFYVYRAVRKQIKLQQQQQHFMMAVTHELKTPIAVAKLNLETLLKHQLDDQKKNKLLSMTLEETNRLNTLANNILVSSQLEGGRYRIAREEIDFSSLVQSAVQDFINRFPARKWITNIQADTELNGDPLLLQILVNNLVENAVKYSPKTAAIECRLFTKGKTLVLQVADEGPGIPDNEKNKVFEKFYRIGNENTRTAKGTGLGLFLCRKIAEDHRATIRVTDNTPTGCIFTVSFTL; from the coding sequence ATGAAAGCATCCCGTAAAAGCAGGTTATTCCTGGCGAGCCTGGCCTACTGGTTCCTGCTGGTCTATATTGTAGCAGCACTGGTGTTCTGGTTTTTTGAACTCAACCAGCAATCAGACCAGATGGCCAGCTACAAGATCAGCGCACTGATACTGGATGATCCGGATTATCTCAGCAAATACGAGAAGATACAGGATGAAAGAAAAAGAAAATCTGCACAGTTCCTTGGAGAAGGGATCACCTTCCTGGTCCTGACCCTTCTGGGAGCATTCTACGTTTATCGCGCCGTACGCAAACAGATCAAACTCCAGCAGCAGCAGCAACATTTCATGATGGCCGTTACCCATGAGCTCAAAACGCCCATCGCTGTTGCCAAACTCAACCTGGAAACTTTACTCAAACACCAGCTGGACGATCAGAAAAAGAACAAGCTGCTCTCCATGACGCTGGAAGAAACCAATCGCCTCAATACCCTCGCCAATAATATCCTGGTATCCTCACAACTGGAAGGAGGCCGCTATCGAATCGCGAGGGAAGAGATCGATTTCAGCAGCCTGGTTCAATCCGCCGTACAGGATTTCATCAACCGCTTCCCGGCCCGGAAATGGATCACCAATATCCAGGCAGATACAGAGCTCAACGGCGATCCCCTGCTCCTCCAGATACTGGTGAACAATCTGGTGGAGAATGCCGTTAAGTATTCACCTAAGACCGCGGCCATCGAATGCAGGCTCTTTACAAAAGGAAAGACCCTGGTCTTACAGGTAGCTGATGAAGGCCCGGGTATTCCGGATAATGAAAAGAACAAAGTGTTCGAAAAGTTTTATCGCATCGGTAACGAGAATACCCGCACTGCCAAAGGCACAGGGCTCGGCCTCTTCCTTTGCCGGAAAATTGCGGAAGATCATCGCGCTACCATCCGCGTAACAGATAACACGCCCACCGGTTGTATCTTTACCGTGAGTTTCACCCTGTAA
- a CDS encoding YicC/YloC family endoribonuclease — translation MLKSMTGFGRTEQSIGDKTFLVDIKSLNGKQFELFLKMPAFLKPFEFDIRALLSEKLGRGSVDCTISLKESGSSKPVSINTALAKTYYRSIAELSTDLNLDPSSILSSLLKLPEVITPTSDTLTDAEWESFKTLILSAVNELNKHRQEEGKMLEGDLRLRISNIERLQQEVSLLEPLRKQKIREGLVKVLEDNVGKENYDPNRLEQELIYYIEKIDLSEEQTRLKNHCEYFKQVLEEAEESKGKKLSFILQEVGREINTTGAKAYDSTIQKAVVQMKDELEKAKEQVLNVL, via the coding sequence ATGTTGAAATCAATGACCGGATTTGGAAGAACAGAGCAATCCATAGGTGATAAAACTTTTCTCGTAGATATAAAATCGCTGAATGGAAAACAGTTTGAACTGTTCCTGAAAATGCCGGCGTTTTTGAAACCCTTTGAATTTGATATCAGGGCACTCTTATCCGAAAAACTGGGACGCGGAAGTGTTGACTGCACCATCAGCCTCAAAGAAAGCGGCAGCTCAAAACCAGTCAGCATCAATACCGCCCTCGCCAAAACTTATTACCGTTCCATTGCTGAATTGTCCACAGACCTTAACCTGGATCCTTCCAGCATTCTCAGCAGCCTGCTCAAACTGCCGGAAGTAATTACACCCACCAGCGATACCCTTACCGATGCAGAATGGGAGTCTTTCAAAACCCTGATCCTTTCCGCCGTAAATGAACTGAACAAGCACCGCCAGGAAGAAGGTAAGATGCTGGAAGGGGATCTCCGTCTCCGCATATCCAATATTGAAAGACTGCAACAGGAAGTATCACTACTGGAACCACTCCGCAAACAAAAGATCCGCGAAGGACTGGTGAAAGTTCTCGAAGATAATGTTGGAAAGGAAAACTACGATCCCAACCGCCTGGAACAGGAGCTGATCTATTATATTGAAAAGATAGACCTCAGTGAAGAACAAACCCGCCTCAAAAACCATTGCGAATATTTCAAACAGGTCCTTGAAGAAGCTGAAGAAAGCAAAGGGAAAAAATTATCCTTCATCCTCCAGGAAGTAGGACGTGAGATCAATACCACCGGAGCCAAAGCTTATGATTCCACCATCCAGAAAGCTGTTGTACAGATGAAGGACGAATTGGAAAAAGCAAAGGAGCAGGTACTGAACGTATTGTAA
- a CDS encoding gliding motility lipoprotein GldH has translation MKKQGSTSILLFLLAGILLNACSIRTDLFEKNVAIPNHAWSKDFKPEITVNVEDTVSRYHIYVVIRHTDAYKFKNLWVSTTIQNPKGETSSHPLDLQLATDDKGWLGSGMDDIFEQRVRITPGEQPVPLQAGTYKFTLQQIMREDPLENVMNAGIRLEKAK, from the coding sequence TTGAAAAAACAAGGCTCAACCAGCATCCTGTTGTTCTTACTGGCCGGCATTCTTTTGAATGCCTGCTCCATCAGAACAGATCTATTTGAGAAGAACGTGGCCATCCCCAACCACGCCTGGAGCAAAGACTTTAAACCAGAGATCACCGTGAACGTGGAAGATACTGTAAGCCGGTACCATATTTACGTGGTGATCCGTCATACAGATGCGTACAAGTTCAAAAATCTCTGGGTGAGCACCACCATTCAAAACCCGAAGGGTGAAACCAGTTCACATCCACTGGATCTTCAACTCGCCACCGATGATAAAGGATGGCTAGGTTCCGGTATGGATGATATTTTTGAACAGCGCGTACGCATTACTCCCGGCGAACAACCTGTTCCCCTCCAGGCAGGTACATACAAGTTCACACTGCAGCAGATCATGCGTGAAGACCCGCTGGAAAATGTAATGAATGCAGGTATCCGTCTCGAAAAAGCAAAATGA
- a CDS encoding response regulator transcription factor — protein MSTTKTSILLVEDEENLHEALKLNLELEGYEVTSSFTGSEALQKVQGEYFDLIILDVMLPELDGITVTETIRVQNNEVPILILSAKNASSDRVLGLKKGADDYLTKPFNLEELLLRVQKLINKNKKMQEKDSVGDTYVFGSNTLDFKAQEAVTRKGERIQLSKKEAMLLKLLIENKNEVVPREKILQTVWGYNVYPTTRTIDNFILNFRKYFEEDSRNPQYFHSVRGVGYKYTE, from the coding sequence ATGAGCACAACAAAAACATCCATACTGTTGGTGGAAGATGAAGAAAATCTCCACGAAGCACTGAAGCTGAACCTGGAACTGGAAGGCTATGAAGTTACTTCCTCCTTCACCGGCAGCGAAGCCCTTCAGAAAGTGCAGGGAGAATATTTCGATCTTATCATCCTCGATGTGATGTTGCCGGAACTGGATGGCATCACCGTTACAGAAACCATCCGGGTCCAAAATAATGAAGTGCCCATTCTCATACTCTCCGCTAAGAATGCCAGCTCAGACCGCGTGCTCGGCCTTAAAAAAGGCGCGGACGATTATCTCACCAAACCTTTTAACCTGGAAGAACTCCTGCTCCGTGTTCAGAAGCTGATCAACAAGAACAAGAAAATGCAGGAGAAGGATTCCGTAGGAGACACATATGTATTTGGCAGCAATACGCTCGATTTCAAAGCACAGGAAGCCGTCACCCGCAAGGGAGAACGCATTCAGCTCAGTAAGAAAGAAGCCATGCTGCTGAAACTGCTGATAGAAAACAAGAACGAAGTAGTACCCCGCGAAAAGATCCTGCAAACAGTTTGGGGCTATAACGTTTACCCCACCACGCGCACCATCGATAATTTCATTCTTAACTTCAGGAAATATTTTGAAGAAGACAGCCGCAATCCGCAGTACTTCCACTCTGTTCGCGGCGTAGGTTACAAATACACGGAATAG
- a CDS encoding BatD family protein, with amino-acid sequence MNTRVLYSLFLLVCCFAGSGLQAQQFAQRSHADMQDLEPDVEAASVIQPGEFIEEKIRKGLLIRVEVSKTSCVVGEPLKVVYKMYSRLNTNSQVMKRPSFTGFSVMEMVDTYDGRPVVEKINGVPYYVNLIRKVQLFPLQEGKFELDAAEVESIVHFVRVNIGEAPSVLDHKVTLRSEPVIIEVKPLPLKGQPDHYSGAVGKYTVKMKGPDTAIHQGELVKVRILVEGSGNINLLTPPEINWPEGVDTADPVVREMVDKYTFPLSGSKVFEYSFAAPDTGNIVIPAASLVYFDPQSQQYKEAVSAPLALTVNPGESAETQQLRANAMKQVDNGGIPKHLYWFGLVVLIIVSWLVFQFSQLRKKKSVEPKIHLPAKVEIPVPEEQLATARESLQTGNMKLFYHEIQHVLWNMAAIRCEIPPSLLNKQNVAARLAMQGVNDSLVQQLLHLLNTCEWALYVPGHEQSDPRNLLDETRLVLEGLQPKA; translated from the coding sequence ATGAACACCAGAGTCTTATATTCCCTTTTTCTGCTCGTTTGTTGTTTTGCCGGCAGTGGCCTGCAGGCGCAGCAGTTTGCACAGCGCAGCCATGCCGATATGCAGGACCTGGAACCTGATGTGGAAGCGGCTTCTGTTATTCAGCCGGGAGAGTTCATTGAAGAAAAGATCAGAAAGGGATTGCTGATCCGGGTGGAAGTAAGTAAAACCAGTTGTGTGGTGGGTGAGCCATTGAAAGTTGTGTACAAAATGTATTCGAGGCTTAATACCAATTCGCAGGTGATGAAACGCCCGTCCTTCACAGGTTTCAGTGTAATGGAAATGGTGGATACCTATGATGGAAGACCCGTGGTGGAGAAGATCAATGGCGTTCCCTACTATGTGAACCTCATCCGTAAAGTGCAGTTGTTCCCTTTGCAGGAAGGAAAATTCGAGCTGGATGCTGCAGAAGTGGAGAGCATCGTACATTTTGTGCGGGTGAATATCGGCGAAGCGCCTTCAGTGCTCGACCATAAAGTAACCCTTCGTTCCGAACCGGTGATCATCGAGGTGAAGCCACTGCCATTGAAAGGGCAGCCGGATCATTATTCCGGTGCGGTAGGAAAATATACCGTGAAGATGAAGGGTCCGGATACGGCTATCCATCAGGGTGAGCTGGTCAAAGTGCGGATACTGGTAGAAGGATCCGGAAACATCAACCTGCTGACGCCTCCTGAGATCAACTGGCCTGAAGGTGTTGATACGGCCGATCCGGTGGTTAGAGAGATGGTGGATAAATACACTTTCCCACTCAGTGGCAGCAAGGTATTCGAGTATTCCTTCGCTGCACCGGATACGGGGAATATCGTGATCCCAGCCGCCAGTCTTGTTTATTTCGATCCACAATCACAACAATACAAAGAAGCGGTGAGCGCCCCGCTTGCGTTGACAGTAAATCCTGGTGAATCTGCAGAAACGCAGCAGTTGCGGGCGAATGCCATGAAGCAGGTAGATAATGGCGGCATTCCCAAACATCTTTATTGGTTTGGACTGGTGGTGCTGATCATTGTGAGCTGGCTGGTATTTCAGTTCAGTCAGCTTCGCAAAAAGAAATCGGTGGAACCGAAAATACACCTGCCTGCTAAAGTTGAGATACCTGTTCCGGAGGAACAACTGGCTACTGCCAGGGAAAGTCTGCAGACCGGTAACATGAAACTCTTCTATCACGAGATACAACATGTGCTTTGGAATATGGCGGCGATCCGCTGCGAGATCCCTCCATCCCTGCTCAACAAACAAAATGTTGCGGCGAGACTGGCGATGCAGGGCGTGAATGATTCATTGGTACAGCAACTGCTTCACCTGCTCAATACCTGCGAATGGGCGCTCTATGTGCCCGGGCATGAGCAAAGCGATCCACGCAATCTGCTGGACGAAACGCGTCTGGTGCTGGAAGGATTGCAACCTAAAGCCTGA
- a CDS encoding pseudouridine synthase, translated as MLQYFIINKPFQVLSQFTSTEDKQSLRDYFKVPSDVYPVGRLDYDSEGLLLLTNDKQVNHLALHPSFAHEREYWVQVEGTITKEAISQLSTGLTISIDGKLHRTKPARAIAFAEPPSVPDRNPPIRFRQNIPTSWISLALTEGKNRQVRRMTAKTGFPTLRLIRFRIGSLTIEGLLPGEMKELDRNTFYKGAGIAR; from the coding sequence ATGCTTCAATATTTCATCATCAACAAACCATTTCAGGTACTCTCACAATTTACCTCAACCGAAGACAAACAATCTTTGCGCGATTACTTCAAAGTGCCGTCTGACGTATATCCTGTAGGAAGACTGGATTATGATAGTGAAGGGTTACTGTTACTCACAAACGATAAACAGGTGAATCACCTGGCGCTTCATCCCAGCTTCGCACATGAACGTGAATACTGGGTGCAGGTGGAAGGGACCATCACGAAAGAAGCAATTTCACAGTTGAGTACCGGCCTTACCATTTCCATCGACGGTAAGCTCCATCGGACCAAACCTGCCCGCGCCATCGCCTTTGCTGAACCACCCAGCGTACCAGACCGAAATCCTCCTATCCGCTTCAGACAAAATATTCCTACCAGCTGGATCAGCCTCGCCCTTACAGAAGGCAAGAACAGGCAGGTGCGCAGAATGACAGCCAAAACCGGATTCCCAACATTGCGGCTTATACGATTTCGAATCGGCTCCCTTACCATCGAAGGTTTACTGCCCGGAGAAATGAAAGAGCTGGACAGAAATACTTTCTATAAAGGAGCAGGCATTGCCCGCTGA
- a CDS encoding UDP-3-O-(3-hydroxymyristoyl)glucosamine N-acyltransferase — protein MKFPSPVSLQWIADLIGARLVGNTTAQATGINEIHRVEPGDLVFVDHPKYYDKCIRSAASFIIINKETSFPAEKALLITDNPFEAYQTIIKHFRPFVSSNKAVSDSAVIGEGSWIAPNAYVGNHVTIGTNCRIHPGVTIMDHCVIGNNVVIQAGSVIGSDAFYYNTKKDREVWYKRMESGGRVVIEDDVEIGAACTIDRGVSHDTLIGRGTKMDNQVHIGHDSVIGPNCLFAAQVGIAGAVEIGAGVILWGQVGVSKTLSIGDNAVVLAQSGVPASLEGGKIYFGTPTADAMEKKKELIWIKRIPEIWAKLNAK, from the coding sequence ATGAAATTTCCATCACCGGTATCATTGCAATGGATAGCTGATCTGATCGGCGCGAGGTTGGTTGGTAACACAACCGCACAGGCAACAGGCATCAATGAGATTCACAGGGTAGAACCAGGAGACCTGGTGTTTGTAGATCATCCCAAGTATTACGATAAATGTATCCGGTCTGCAGCATCCTTCATCATCATCAATAAAGAAACCAGCTTTCCTGCAGAGAAAGCATTGCTGATAACAGACAATCCCTTTGAGGCTTATCAGACCATCATCAAACATTTCCGTCCATTTGTTTCCTCCAATAAAGCTGTCAGCGATTCTGCCGTGATAGGCGAAGGAAGCTGGATAGCACCGAACGCGTATGTGGGCAACCATGTTACTATCGGGACCAATTGCCGCATACATCCCGGAGTAACCATTATGGACCATTGTGTGATCGGCAACAATGTGGTGATCCAGGCAGGAAGCGTAATAGGATCGGATGCTTTCTACTACAATACGAAGAAAGACCGGGAGGTATGGTATAAAAGAATGGAAAGTGGTGGAAGGGTAGTGATTGAAGATGATGTGGAGATCGGAGCGGCCTGTACTATCGACAGAGGTGTCAGTCATGATACCCTGATCGGTCGTGGCACCAAAATGGATAACCAGGTGCATATCGGCCACGATTCCGTTATCGGTCCCAATTGTTTGTTTGCTGCGCAGGTGGGTATTGCAGGTGCGGTAGAGATCGGTGCTGGCGTAATCCTCTGGGGGCAGGTGGGCGTGTCTAAAACACTCAGCATCGGAGACAATGCCGTTGTGCTGGCGCAGAGTGGTGTTCCTGCTTCACTGGAAGGCGGTAAGATTTATTTCGGAACGCCTACTGCGGATGCGATGGAAAAAAAGAAAGAGCTGATCTGGATAAAACGGATCCCCGAGATCTGGGCAAAGTTGAATGCGAAATAA